A DNA window from Candidatus Sulfidibacterium hydrothermale contains the following coding sequences:
- a CDS encoding DUF3078 domain-containing protein yields the protein MRKISILLLLLAIAAGLQAQNDTVKYWKVKGKVGLNVNQNYFSNWAAGGENNFGIIGKYSMHLDYAKGKDAWLNWINMALGYSVIGDADPMKTDDKIEFISTYKRNISKYWSMTAVASFKSQFANGYDYAVDSSTAVSHFLAPAYIDFGPGFLYKPVKWFSVNISPANMHWVVVNDQRLADLGSFGLDPAVRDADGNIIAHAKKSRLDFGARMLIILKYEIAKNVTLATKLDLFSNYLDKPQNIVTDWQTDINMKVNSWLNVNFSTTVLYDDRVKIADADGNIGPRTQFKQLLMVGVGFNF from the coding sequence ATGCGAAAAATTTCAATTCTACTGTTATTACTGGCAATTGCTGCAGGGTTACAGGCACAAAACGATACGGTTAAATACTGGAAAGTAAAAGGTAAAGTCGGGTTAAATGTTAACCAGAACTATTTCTCGAACTGGGCGGCCGGTGGAGAAAACAATTTTGGAATCATCGGGAAATATTCCATGCATCTTGATTATGCCAAAGGAAAAGATGCCTGGCTGAACTGGATAAATATGGCGTTGGGATATAGTGTGATAGGAGATGCCGATCCGATGAAAACCGATGACAAAATCGAATTTATTTCTACGTATAAACGAAATATTTCAAAATATTGGTCGATGACAGCGGTGGCCAGTTTTAAATCACAATTTGCCAATGGTTATGATTATGCGGTGGATTCGTCCACGGCGGTTTCTCATTTTCTGGCTCCGGCTTATATTGATTTTGGTCCCGGCTTTTTATATAAACCGGTAAAGTGGTTTTCTGTCAATATCTCGCCGGCAAATATGCATTGGGTCGTTGTAAACGACCAGCGATTGGCTGATTTGGGATCTTTTGGTTTAGATCCGGCTGTACGTGATGCTGATGGGAACATCATTGCCCATGCTAAAAAAAGCCGGCTTGACTTTGGAGCCCGGATGTTGATCATCTTGAAATATGAAATTGCCAAGAATGTTACACTGGCGACTAAACTCGACCTTTTTTCCAACTACCTGGATAAACCGCAAAATATAGTAACCGACTGGCAAACCGATATTAACATGAAGGTGAACAGTTGGTTGAATGTCAATTTCAGCACTACGGTGTTGTATGACGACCGGGTGAAGATTGCGGATGCTGACGGAAATATCGGGCCGCGTACTCAGTTTAAACAGCTGCTCATGGTGGGAGTAGGATTTAACTTTTAA
- the rmuC gene encoding DNA recombination protein RmuC produces the protein MELVYLFSGILIGIVATYLFTKQKLTASQAILQNQLEKQEKEFLAEKTALEKENSIREERIRSLQQEKEAVLKSTEQLREEKETAEKQIVALRSEYKHLQEKLDNERSEIEKLQEKFKTEFQNVANTILKQNTREFNETSQKNMSDLLNPLKEKITAFEKKVEETYQKGKIDQTILKEELKRLQELNAKLGEEAGNLTKALKSDPKKQGNWGEVVLERILESSGLIKNEEYFLQQTTTGEGNKIYRPDVVIKLPENKHLVIDSKVSLTAFQQYIGAEDKTQKEQFLKQHLHSIRNHVKELSEKNYQNLKELNTPDFVLMFMPVEPAFGIAVQADADLFNFAWEKRIVIVSPTTLLATLRTVASIWSHEKQTRNALEIAKQGGKLYDKFEGFLKDLEKIGDNLNKAQMSYTEAHKKLVSGRGNLLGQVEKLKTMGAKATKQIDKKYLEE, from the coding sequence ATGGAACTCGTCTATCTTTTTTCCGGCATTCTCATTGGCATTGTAGCAACCTATCTATTTACCAAACAAAAACTTACGGCATCCCAGGCCATACTACAAAACCAACTCGAAAAACAGGAGAAAGAGTTTCTTGCCGAAAAAACGGCACTGGAAAAAGAAAACAGCATACGGGAGGAACGGATTCGATCCCTGCAACAAGAAAAAGAGGCTGTTCTAAAATCAACAGAACAACTCCGGGAAGAAAAAGAAACCGCCGAAAAACAGATCGTAGCTTTGCGTTCTGAATATAAACACCTACAGGAAAAACTGGACAATGAACGTTCTGAAATTGAAAAACTGCAGGAAAAATTCAAAACCGAGTTTCAAAATGTGGCTAACACCATTCTAAAACAAAATACCCGTGAGTTTAACGAAACCTCGCAAAAAAACATGAGCGATTTGCTGAATCCGCTAAAAGAAAAAATTACCGCATTCGAAAAAAAGGTGGAGGAAACGTATCAAAAAGGCAAAATCGACCAAACCATTTTAAAAGAAGAGCTGAAACGCCTGCAGGAACTGAATGCCAAACTGGGTGAAGAAGCCGGCAACCTCACCAAAGCCTTGAAATCAGATCCTAAAAAACAAGGAAACTGGGGTGAAGTGGTACTCGAACGTATTTTGGAAAGCTCAGGGCTCATTAAAAATGAAGAGTATTTCCTGCAGCAAACCACAACCGGAGAAGGAAATAAGATTTACCGTCCCGATGTTGTGATTAAGCTTCCTGAAAACAAGCACCTGGTTATCGACTCTAAAGTTTCGCTTACTGCTTTTCAACAATACATTGGAGCAGAAGATAAAACCCAAAAAGAGCAGTTTTTAAAACAACACCTGCACTCTATCCGCAACCACGTGAAAGAACTCAGTGAAAAGAACTATCAAAACCTGAAAGAGCTGAACACCCCTGATTTTGTACTCATGTTCATGCCGGTAGAACCGGCTTTCGGTATTGCTGTCCAGGCCGATGCCGACTTGTTTAACTTTGCCTGGGAAAAACGCATTGTCATTGTCAGTCCCACTACCCTGCTGGCCACACTGCGTACGGTAGCTTCTATCTGGAGTCATGAAAAGCAAACCCGTAATGCCCTTGAAATTGCCAAACAAGGAGGAAAACTTTATGACAAGTTTGAAGGCTTTCTCAAAGATCTGGAAAAAATCGGTGATAACCTGAATAAAGCACAGATGTCCTATACCGAAGCACACAAAAAACTGGTTTCAGGACGCGGAAACCTTTTAGGACAGGTAGAAAAACTGAAGACGATGGGAGCCAAAGCCACCAAACAAATCGACAAAAAATATCTTGAAGAATAA
- a CDS encoding endo alpha-1,4 polygalactosaminidase: MLKKLFPVLFLLLLLFAGCSTGSVEKSTIDYREEMRHFVENISQYAKSEHPDFIIIPQNGIELVTQNGNPDDKPATYYLQAIDGNGQEDLFYGYDKENEATPVSVSDNLKTWLNVAKDAGKTILVTDYTNDTIQIATSYKKNSLLGYLSFAADHRDLNSIPPYPKQPYNKNDRNINNLNDAKNFLYLINPEYFKTKSDFIKALDSTDYDLIIMDLFFNDGTMFSADEIKELQTKAHGGKRLVIAYLSIGEAEDYRYYWKSTWQKTPPRWLEKENPNWPGNYKVKYWDPQWQAIIYGNDSSYLHKILQDGFDGAYLDVIDAFEYFESQE; encoded by the coding sequence ATGCTAAAAAAACTCTTCCCCGTCTTGTTCTTACTCTTGCTGCTATTTGCCGGATGCAGCACCGGTTCTGTTGAAAAGTCAACCATTGACTACAGGGAGGAGATGCGCCACTTTGTGGAAAATATCAGTCAATACGCCAAAAGTGAACATCCTGATTTTATCATTATTCCTCAAAACGGCATTGAGCTGGTAACCCAAAATGGAAACCCGGATGACAAACCGGCAACTTATTATCTTCAAGCCATTGACGGAAACGGACAAGAAGACCTTTTTTACGGTTACGATAAAGAAAACGAAGCTACACCGGTTTCGGTTTCGGACAACCTGAAAACATGGCTGAATGTAGCAAAAGATGCAGGAAAAACCATTCTTGTAACCGATTATACCAACGACACAATACAAATAGCTACATCCTATAAAAAGAACTCGCTTTTAGGATACCTTTCGTTTGCTGCTGATCATCGGGATTTAAACAGCATTCCTCCTTATCCCAAACAACCCTATAATAAAAACGACCGGAACATTAACAACCTGAACGATGCGAAAAACTTTCTGTATCTAATTAATCCAGAATATTTTAAAACGAAATCTGATTTTATCAAAGCACTAGATAGTACCGATTATGATTTAATCATCATGGACTTATTCTTCAATGACGGAACGATGTTTTCTGCTGACGAAATAAAAGAGCTACAAACCAAAGCACACGGAGGCAAACGATTAGTCATTGCTTATCTTTCTATTGGGGAAGCAGAAGATTATCGTTATTATTGGAAATCCACTTGGCAGAAAACGCCCCCACGCTGGCTTGAAAAAGAAAATCCCAACTGGCCCGGAAATTACAAAGTAAAATATTGGGACCCGCAATGGCAAGCGATCATATACGGCAACGACAGCTCTTACCTGCATAAGATCCTGCAAGATGGCTTTGACGGCGCTTATCTTGATGTTATTGATGCTTTTGAATACTTTGAATCGCAGGAATAA
- a CDS encoding metallophosphoesterase family protein: MKKIGLLSDTHGFFHPRIPGFFAGCDEIWHAGDVGSLSVIDQLETLAVVRAVYGNIDGQEIRKRFPEINLFTVEGLKVLMIHIGGYPGRYLPKVRKLIEEHRPGLFISGHSHILKVMPDQRHHLLHINPGAAGNSGFHKSITLVRFKIENGRPSDLEILDIDRKKRLA, from the coding sequence TTGAAAAAGATTGGCTTATTGTCGGATACACACGGATTTTTCCATCCGCGAATTCCGGGGTTTTTTGCCGGTTGCGACGAAATTTGGCATGCCGGTGATGTGGGTAGCCTGTCGGTAATTGACCAGCTGGAAACACTGGCCGTTGTGCGGGCGGTTTATGGAAATATCGACGGGCAGGAAATCCGGAAGCGTTTTCCTGAAATTAATCTGTTTACGGTGGAAGGGTTAAAAGTTCTGATGATCCATATTGGAGGTTATCCGGGACGTTATCTGCCGAAAGTAAGGAAGCTGATTGAAGAACACCGTCCCGGGCTTTTTATCTCTGGCCACTCCCATATTTTAAAGGTTATGCCCGATCAACGGCACCATTTATTGCATATCAATCCCGGTGCTGCCGGGAATTCCGGATTTCATAAAAGCATTACGCTGGTGCGTTTTAAAATAGAAAACGGGCGTCCGTCCGACCTGGAAATATTGGATATTGATCGCAAAAAACGATTAGCGTAA
- a CDS encoding DUF4293 domain-containing protein — protein MIQRKQTIFLLLVIIASVISFFFPLAQFIGAKESIVLYVQKAHSLVPDSAFNKNTYFSLPLLSATGFVILFSLITIFLYKNRKTQMQIIKVCILVEVIFIGLFFFYYVNTLQKLTGATAEYKTAVFMPLIALVFLVLAYRGVLQDEKLVRSADRLR, from the coding sequence ATGATTCAACGTAAACAAACCATCTTTCTTTTATTGGTCATTATAGCTTCCGTTATCAGTTTCTTTTTTCCTTTAGCCCAATTTATCGGAGCAAAAGAATCCATTGTGCTATACGTACAAAAAGCACACAGTCTGGTTCCGGATTCTGCTTTTAACAAAAATACTTATTTCAGTCTTCCCCTGCTTTCGGCCACCGGTTTTGTCATTCTTTTTTCTTTGATTACCATATTCTTATACAAAAACCGGAAAACCCAGATGCAAATCATCAAAGTGTGTATTCTGGTAGAAGTAATTTTTATAGGACTTTTCTTCTTTTACTATGTCAATACGCTGCAAAAACTTACCGGTGCCACTGCCGAATATAAAACAGCCGTGTTCATGCCGCTGATTGCTCTGGTTTTTCTTGTACTGGCCTATCGCGGCGTGTTACAGGACGAAAAGTTGGTGCGCAGCGCTGATCGTTTACGCTAA